A window of the Streptomyces albireticuli genome harbors these coding sequences:
- a CDS encoding flavin reductase family protein yields the protein MIEQDFRDAMAGVCAPVTIVTATQHGTPYGATVSAFTSLSLRPAMVSVALDRSSDVLARILATGRFGVNVLGHDQDEQARTFARRVPDRFAASGTPWGYDHGLPRLTGAPGWLVCELGSVVEGGDHLLLLGDVAHVRTAEAAPLVYGRRTFGTHSAFAR from the coding sequence GTGATCGAGCAGGACTTCCGCGACGCGATGGCCGGGGTCTGTGCCCCGGTGACGATCGTGACGGCCACTCAGCACGGGACCCCGTACGGGGCCACGGTCAGCGCCTTCACCTCGCTGTCACTCCGCCCGGCGATGGTCTCGGTGGCGCTGGACCGTTCCTCCGACGTCCTCGCGCGCATCCTCGCGACCGGGCGGTTCGGGGTGAACGTGCTCGGCCACGACCAGGACGAGCAGGCCAGGACCTTCGCCCGCCGTGTGCCCGACCGCTTCGCCGCGTCCGGGACGCCCTGGGGCTACGACCACGGGCTGCCGCGGCTGACCGGTGCGCCGGGCTGGCTCGTGTGCGAGCTCGGATCGGTGGTCGAGGGCGGCGACCACCTGCTGCTCCTCGGCGACGTCGCGCACGTCCGCACGGCCGAGGCAGCACCTCTCGTCTACGGTCGCCGCACCTTCGGCACCCACTCCGCGTTCGCGCGATGA
- a CDS encoding cytochrome P450, which produces MTAPHAPASEETPHDEPLPHYPFSTRGDRLAPELGELRGRCPVARVSTNSGDQAWLVTGYELTQHVLRDRAFARSVLAEADSPGQDAPILAPELLDAMNHLQKAGLRDEVLKALGRNQPELPADWVEEVTREGLEAMVRGGGPGDLQHHFAEWVAGQCMCRLLGLPFEDHAWLAVRADLDLTMVTPTHEELARNWEEIRVYMHEHMAARRPGEPRGLADRLADLNATHQGLTDRQLSNIVSVLFVSGYEDFASFLGVAAFNLLQHPEVMSELRARPETMPQCVEELLRCGVVLGNAIPRFVTRDARLGPAEVKEGDMVLLSLDAVNHDPAAFPEPETFDPTRSPNPHLRFGYGRHHCPGAHLVRRQSDVAFRVLLDRLPGIRLAVPPSEVPWHPDRMAIMPAGIPVTW; this is translated from the coding sequence ATGACCGCACCTCACGCCCCCGCGTCCGAGGAAACCCCGCACGACGAGCCCCTCCCGCACTACCCCTTCAGCACCCGGGGCGACCGGCTCGCCCCCGAACTCGGCGAGCTGCGCGGCCGCTGCCCCGTGGCCCGGGTCAGCACCAACTCCGGCGACCAGGCGTGGCTGGTCACCGGCTACGAGCTCACCCAGCACGTGCTGCGCGACCGCGCCTTCGCCCGCTCCGTGCTGGCCGAGGCGGACAGCCCCGGGCAGGACGCCCCGATCCTGGCGCCCGAGCTGCTCGACGCCATGAACCACCTCCAGAAGGCCGGGCTGCGCGACGAGGTGCTCAAGGCCCTCGGCCGCAACCAGCCCGAACTTCCCGCCGACTGGGTGGAGGAGGTCACCCGCGAGGGCCTGGAGGCGATGGTCCGCGGAGGCGGCCCCGGCGACCTGCAACACCACTTCGCGGAGTGGGTCGCGGGGCAGTGCATGTGCCGGCTGCTCGGACTGCCCTTCGAGGACCACGCCTGGCTCGCCGTACGGGCCGACCTCGACCTGACCATGGTCACGCCCACCCACGAGGAACTCGCCCGCAACTGGGAGGAGATCCGCGTCTACATGCACGAGCACATGGCGGCCCGCCGCCCCGGTGAGCCGCGCGGCCTGGCGGACCGCCTCGCCGACCTCAACGCCACGCACCAGGGGCTGACGGACCGGCAGCTGTCGAACATCGTGTCCGTCCTCTTCGTCAGCGGCTACGAGGACTTCGCGAGCTTCCTGGGCGTCGCCGCCTTCAACCTCCTCCAGCACCCCGAGGTCATGAGCGAGCTTCGGGCCCGCCCGGAGACGATGCCGCAGTGCGTCGAGGAACTCCTGCGCTGCGGCGTGGTCCTGGGCAACGCCATCCCGCGCTTCGTCACCCGGGACGCGCGGCTCGGTCCGGCGGAGGTGAAGGAGGGCGACATGGTCCTGCTCTCCCTGGACGCGGTCAACCACGATCCCGCCGCGTTCCCCGAGCCGGAGACCTTCGACCCGACCCGTTCGCCCAACCCGCACCTCCGCTTCGGCTACGGCCGCCACCACTGCCCCGGCGCCCACCTGGTCCGCCGCCAGTCCGACGTGGCCTTCCGCGTCCTCCTCGACCGGCTGCCCGGCATCCGTCTCGCCGTGCCGCCGTCGGAAGTGCCCTGGCACCCCGACCGCATGGCCATCATGCCGGCCGGGATCCCTGTGACCTGGTAG
- a CDS encoding FadR/GntR family transcriptional regulator → MGTADHRTDGHDTGHARDGAEPPALRRDDWERPASPSRAEMAAERIAERVTRTEPGARLGTKDELRTACGVSVGTFNEALRLLQARGLVTVRPGPGGGLFAAQPPPAGRLDAWARALDERRPDEALRVRDALDPLLVEDALWHASPADIAGLRRHLTPLGEAADAADPVAFAHADRTLRARLAALSPSALLRSLYDGLLTVAEPAGPTTTAPEILRARYDRQAALVDALDARDRDRALRLAAAPAGTPEAGGAPVS, encoded by the coding sequence GTGGGAACCGCAGACCACCGCACAGACGGGCACGACACCGGCCACGCGCGTGACGGTGCCGAACCCCCCGCCCTGCGCCGCGACGACTGGGAGCGCCCCGCCTCCCCCTCCCGCGCCGAGATGGCCGCCGAGCGCATCGCCGAGCGCGTCACCCGCACCGAACCGGGCGCCCGTCTCGGCACCAAGGACGAACTGCGCACCGCGTGCGGGGTGTCCGTCGGCACGTTCAACGAGGCGCTGCGTCTCCTCCAGGCGCGCGGCCTGGTCACCGTCCGGCCCGGCCCGGGCGGCGGGCTCTTCGCCGCCCAGCCACCGCCCGCCGGGCGGCTGGACGCCTGGGCCCGGGCCCTGGACGAGCGGCGCCCGGACGAGGCCCTGCGCGTCCGCGACGCCCTCGACCCCCTGCTCGTCGAGGACGCCCTGTGGCACGCCTCCCCCGCCGACATCGCCGGGTTGCGGCGTCACCTGACTCCCCTGGGCGAGGCCGCCGACGCCGCCGACCCCGTCGCCTTCGCCCACGCCGACCGGACGCTGCGCGCCCGCCTCGCCGCCCTCAGCCCCAGCGCACTGCTGCGCTCGCTGTACGACGGCCTGCTGACCGTCGCCGAACCGGCCGGACCCACCACCACCGCCCCCGAGATTCTCCGGGCCCGGTACGACCGGCAGGCCGCTCTCGTCGACGCCCTCGACGCGCGCGACCGCGACCGGGCCCTGCGGCTGGCCGCCGCACCCGCCGGCACGCCGGAGGCCGGCGGGGCCCCGGTCTCCTGA
- a CDS encoding cytochrome P450 family protein, with the protein MNPSEALVPVPEVEPGTAGPPCAYARLRAEQPVVKAQLPNGETGWLISRYDDVRAAFADPRLVRPLLSAWPPREGSDAPPPCLPTFLEMTGAHHERVRRTVLPMFGRRRLEFMGPRIRTMAGELIDAMVAGARDGTADLVAAYAEPLPLRVLCETTGLPYEDRDVYLPHTLALLGAAGLTMEEVLAALYALQDYAEELISLREKDTDGEDYIRLLLAEARRPGSELTRDDVVSFVVTMLMAGYKTNIQHTGNALLALLTHPEQLRMLREEPGRIGTAVEELLRYVPLMNAINILVAKEDFTLHGQHIRAGDAVVPVPASANRDPEAFDDPDRLDLTRSPNAHVAFGHGPHACTGGHLTRLQLATAIEVLLERLPGIELAVPAETIPWDESTPLRAPARLPVRW; encoded by the coding sequence GTGAACCCGTCCGAAGCCCTCGTCCCGGTCCCCGAGGTCGAGCCCGGCACCGCCGGACCGCCCTGCGCCTACGCCCGCCTGCGCGCCGAACAGCCCGTCGTCAAGGCACAGCTGCCCAACGGCGAGACGGGCTGGCTGATCAGCCGTTACGACGACGTGCGCGCCGCGTTCGCCGACCCCCGGCTCGTCCGGCCGCTGCTGTCGGCCTGGCCGCCCCGCGAAGGGTCCGACGCCCCGCCGCCGTGCCTGCCGACCTTCCTGGAGATGACCGGCGCGCACCACGAGCGGGTACGTCGCACCGTCCTGCCGATGTTCGGCCGGCGGCGGCTGGAGTTCATGGGGCCCCGGATCCGGACGATGGCCGGGGAGCTCATCGACGCCATGGTGGCCGGGGCCCGGGACGGCACGGCGGACCTCGTCGCCGCGTACGCCGAGCCGCTGCCGCTGCGCGTGCTCTGCGAGACCACCGGCCTGCCGTACGAGGACCGCGACGTCTACCTGCCGCACACCCTGGCGCTCCTCGGCGCGGCCGGGCTGACGATGGAGGAGGTGCTCGCGGCGCTGTACGCGCTCCAGGACTACGCCGAGGAGCTCATCTCCCTCAGGGAGAAGGACACCGACGGCGAGGACTACATCCGGCTGCTGCTGGCCGAGGCCCGCCGCCCGGGCAGCGAGCTGACCAGGGACGACGTCGTCAGCTTCGTCGTCACCATGCTGATGGCCGGCTACAAGACCAACATCCAGCACACCGGCAACGCCCTGCTCGCCCTGCTCACGCACCCCGAGCAGCTGCGGATGCTGCGTGAGGAGCCCGGGAGGATCGGCACCGCGGTGGAGGAACTGCTGCGGTACGTCCCGCTGATGAACGCCATCAACATCCTCGTCGCGAAGGAGGACTTCACCCTGCACGGGCAGCACATCCGGGCCGGGGACGCGGTCGTCCCGGTGCCGGCGTCCGCCAACCGCGACCCGGAGGCCTTCGACGACCCCGACCGGCTCGACCTGACCCGGTCGCCCAACGCGCACGTCGCGTTCGGGCACGGCCCGCACGCGTGCACGGGCGGGCACCTGACCCGGCTCCAGCTCGCCACCGCGATCGAGGTGCTGCTCGAACGGCTCCCCGGCATCGAGCTCGCCGTACCGGCGGAGACCATCCCCTGGGACGAGTCCACCCCGCTGCGCGCCCCGGCCCGGCTGCCCGTGCGCTGGTGA
- a CDS encoding class I SAM-dependent methyltransferase, whose protein sequence is MPRTPAFCYAFISHRLIRAALGDSPSHDVRWITPAPGTRCAEIGSGGGFYTSALAAHLGPGSLLVALDPAAHDPRARRGTGPGATTVHVAGDGLALPFASASLDALLYSYSLEEMPDQRAALAEAERVLRPGGQLVLFLWRPLMPRRRRTSALTALRARGEGLVPVRAHRGFQNLRLAYRKR, encoded by the coding sequence ATGCCCAGGACCCCCGCCTTCTGCTACGCCTTCATCAGCCACCGCCTCATCAGGGCCGCCCTGGGAGACAGCCCGTCCCACGACGTCCGCTGGATCACCCCGGCCCCCGGCACGCGCTGCGCCGAGATCGGCAGCGGAGGAGGCTTCTACACCTCCGCCCTCGCCGCCCACCTCGGCCCCGGCAGCCTCCTCGTCGCCCTGGACCCCGCCGCCCACGACCCCCGCGCCCGACGCGGTACGGGACCGGGCGCCACGACCGTCCACGTCGCCGGGGACGGCCTCGCCCTGCCCTTCGCGTCCGCCAGCCTCGACGCCCTGCTGTACAGCTACAGCCTGGAGGAGATGCCCGACCAGCGCGCGGCCCTGGCGGAAGCCGAGCGCGTCCTGCGCCCGGGAGGACAGCTCGTGCTGTTCCTGTGGCGGCCCCTGATGCCCCGTCGCCGCCGCACGTCCGCCCTCACGGCCCTACGGGCCCGGGGCGAAGGACTCGTACCGGTCCGTGCCCACCGCGGGTTCCAGAACCTGCGCCTCGCCTACAGGAAGCGGTGA
- a CDS encoding flagellar hook-length control protein, with translation MRSVKTALALGVAALAAAGSVMAPAATAATPSVNANGKAMTWTLLADGPSGTVQVGGGPLSNAYQGDTAVSTALPLLCLRVDGRPAPAGITPGFYAGWARGTVAATGPIRGTRLTSLAVADGVCANNFGPGWRMAEFHDGRYGPNLESSGGWSFWAYGDVPAGTRFWTSIDDQPANPWN, from the coding sequence ATGCGCTCGGTGAAGACGGCCCTCGCTCTCGGTGTCGCGGCGCTGGCCGCGGCGGGGAGCGTCATGGCCCCGGCCGCGACAGCCGCGACTCCCTCCGTGAACGCCAACGGAAAGGCCATGACCTGGACCCTGCTCGCGGACGGCCCCAGTGGAACGGTCCAGGTGGGCGGCGGTCCGCTGAGCAACGCCTATCAGGGCGACACCGCCGTGTCCACGGCGTTGCCCCTGCTCTGCCTGAGAGTCGACGGCCGGCCGGCCCCCGCGGGCATCACACCCGGTTTCTACGCGGGCTGGGCGCGCGGCACGGTCGCGGCCACCGGTCCGATCCGCGGCACCCGCCTGACCAGCCTCGCGGTCGCCGACGGCGTCTGCGCGAACAACTTCGGCCCGGGCTGGCGCATGGCCGAGTTCCACGACGGCAGGTACGGCCCCAACCTGGAGAGCTCAGGGGGCTGGAGCTTCTGGGCCTACGGTGACGTCCCCGCGGGCACCCGGTTCTGGACATCCATCGACGACCAGCCGGCCAACCCCTGGAACTGA
- a CDS encoding acyl-CoA dehydrogenase family protein — MTSTYTRPAPSAVPPAAAPAPTRAELVARAEALQPLLREHAARIDAERRVTDEVIEALAEAGLFKLTVPRRFGGHESDVRTLIDVTAAIAEGDGSTGWVAAVVNTANWLAALFPEQAQEEVFGADPDARVTGVFSPTATSRKVEGGWRMTGRWYYNSGSSHSSWAVLGMPLTDGDGEVVDQAMVLVPRSELELEDTWFVAGLRGTASNCLIAEDVFVPGHRVMSVPGAIEGDVPADHGPSGLFRTAFSPLLAVGLAGPQLGLGRAALKLVTEKAATKPISYTYYETQAESVGVQLQVAEAAMKIDTAHLHAHRAAADLDTAAAQGADLDMLTRARVRADTGHAIDNLLSAIGTLLNVHGAGSFADTSALQRIWRDASVAGRHAASTPAVAMEIYGKVLLGVEERITPFV, encoded by the coding sequence ATGACCAGCACGTACACCCGTCCCGCGCCGTCCGCCGTCCCGCCCGCCGCGGCCCCGGCCCCGACCCGGGCCGAGCTCGTGGCGCGGGCGGAGGCGCTTCAGCCCCTGCTGCGTGAGCACGCCGCCCGGATCGACGCGGAGCGGCGGGTGACCGACGAAGTGATCGAGGCGCTCGCGGAGGCCGGCCTGTTCAAGCTGACCGTGCCGCGGCGCTTCGGCGGCCACGAGAGCGACGTCCGCACCCTGATCGACGTGACGGCCGCGATAGCCGAGGGCGACGGCTCGACGGGCTGGGTGGCCGCCGTGGTCAACACGGCCAACTGGCTCGCCGCGCTCTTCCCCGAGCAGGCGCAGGAGGAGGTCTTCGGTGCCGACCCCGACGCCCGGGTCACCGGCGTGTTCAGCCCGACCGCCACCAGCCGCAAGGTCGAGGGAGGCTGGCGGATGACCGGCCGCTGGTACTACAACTCGGGCTCCTCGCACTCCTCGTGGGCGGTCCTCGGCATGCCCCTCACCGACGGGGACGGCGAGGTGGTCGACCAGGCGATGGTGCTGGTCCCGCGGTCCGAACTGGAGCTGGAGGACACCTGGTTCGTCGCCGGGCTGCGCGGCACCGCCAGCAACTGCCTGATCGCCGAGGACGTCTTCGTGCCCGGGCACCGGGTGATGTCCGTACCCGGTGCCATCGAGGGGGACGTCCCCGCCGACCACGGCCCGAGCGGCCTGTTCCGCACCGCGTTCTCCCCGCTGCTCGCCGTGGGCCTCGCGGGCCCCCAGCTCGGCCTGGGGCGCGCCGCCTTGAAGCTCGTCACCGAGAAGGCCGCGACCAAGCCGATCTCGTACACGTACTACGAGACCCAGGCCGAGTCGGTGGGCGTCCAGCTCCAGGTCGCCGAGGCCGCCATGAAGATCGACACCGCCCATCTGCACGCGCACCGGGCCGCCGCCGACCTCGACACGGCCGCGGCGCAGGGCGCCGACCTCGACATGCTGACCAGGGCGCGGGTGCGCGCCGACACCGGACACGCCATCGACAACCTCCTGTCCGCCATCGGCACCCTGCTCAATGTGCACGGCGCCGGGTCCTTCGCGGACACCAGCGCGCTCCAGCGGATCTGGCGCGACGCGAGCGTGGCCGGCCGGCACGCGGCGTCCACGCCCGCGGTGGCCATGGAGATCTACGGGAAGGTGCTGCTCGGGGTCGAGGAGCGGATCACGCCCTTCGTCTGA
- a CDS encoding peptidase inhibitor family I36 protein — translation MRNTKRALLMLAAAAAAVVLPVSTAHAADGYDRCPDGYYCMFSGLDGTGDMVMLRASTPDLIPLGMNDRAKSDWNRTSSTIHLWSEVNYSGCTAVTSAGPAGKGNFFPTYRDFFSSVQFDGPGGRSCGTPPDEGR, via the coding sequence ATGAGGAACACGAAGCGTGCCCTTCTCATGCTCGCGGCGGCCGCGGCCGCCGTCGTACTGCCGGTCTCCACGGCCCATGCGGCCGACGGATACGACCGGTGCCCTGACGGCTATTACTGCATGTTCTCGGGACTCGACGGCACCGGCGACATGGTCATGCTGAGGGCGAGCACGCCGGACCTCATCCCACTCGGCATGAACGACCGGGCCAAGTCCGACTGGAACCGGACCTCTTCGACCATCCACCTCTGGTCCGAAGTGAACTACTCCGGCTGTACGGCCGTCACTTCCGCCGGCCCGGCGGGCAAGGGCAATTTCTTCCCCACCTACCGGGACTTCTTCAGCTCGGTGCAGTTCGACGGGCCGGGCGGCAGGAGCTGTGGCACACCGCCTGACGAAGGTCGCTGA
- a CDS encoding sphingomyelin phosphodiesterase, producing MTAKTPRTALAAAGAALILSPLPTGTAVAAEKAPAISVMAFNVEQLPSITEIARTWGSDRRTERATVAAEVIRRENPDVVVLDEAFNKYAQAMRTDLRKAYPHQSSLVGEHCGGKGNWTSYAGNCSNSPIVVNGGVTVLSKYPILESHQLVYSDSDRKTSDYKSNKGAALVRLSVDGAPVWVAGTHLQADEESGSPIENTRKVRLRQLRELRSWATEKSGGRPVIVAGDLNVEYHATDPRDGRAPTGAVSADVAEADGALGGKLSPQHITQHTYDMVGNARAKLRDDAKGSYAKYRNRLDYIGYINGTGPAPTFTDGRVVSYAGLHKGGDPLAEIPSDHQPLVSRVTVAR from the coding sequence GTGACCGCCAAGACCCCCCGCACAGCACTCGCCGCCGCCGGCGCCGCGCTGATCCTGTCACCCCTTCCCACCGGCACGGCCGTGGCCGCCGAGAAGGCACCGGCCATCAGCGTGATGGCCTTCAACGTCGAGCAGCTCCCCTCCATCACGGAGATCGCCCGCACCTGGGGCAGCGACCGCCGCACCGAACGCGCGACCGTGGCCGCCGAGGTCATCCGGCGGGAGAACCCCGACGTCGTCGTGCTGGACGAGGCGTTCAACAAGTACGCCCAGGCCATGCGCACGGACCTCCGGAAGGCCTACCCGCACCAGAGCTCGCTCGTCGGCGAGCACTGCGGCGGGAAGGGCAACTGGACCAGTTACGCGGGCAATTGCAGCAACTCCCCGATCGTCGTCAACGGCGGCGTGACCGTTCTCAGCAAGTACCCCATCCTCGAATCCCACCAGCTCGTCTACAGCGACAGCGACAGAAAGACCAGCGACTACAAGTCCAACAAGGGCGCGGCGCTCGTACGCCTCTCGGTGGACGGCGCCCCCGTCTGGGTCGCGGGCACCCACCTCCAGGCGGACGAGGAGTCGGGCAGCCCCATCGAGAACACCCGCAAGGTCCGCCTCCGGCAACTGCGGGAACTGCGCTCCTGGGCCACGGAGAAGTCCGGCGGCCGCCCCGTGATCGTCGCGGGCGACCTCAACGTCGAGTACCACGCGACCGACCCCCGCGACGGCCGCGCGCCCACCGGAGCGGTCAGCGCCGACGTGGCCGAGGCCGACGGGGCACTCGGCGGGAAGCTCTCTCCGCAGCACATCACCCAGCACACCTACGACATGGTCGGCAACGCCCGCGCCAAGCTCCGCGACGACGCCAAGGGCAGCTACGCCAAGTACCGCAACCGCCTCGACTACATCGGCTACATCAACGGCACCGGCCCCGCCCCCACCTTCACGGACGGGCGCGTCGTGAGCTACGCGGGCCTCCACAAGGGAGGGGACCCGCTGGCCGAGATCCCCTCCGACCACCAGCCCCTCGTCTCCCGCGTGACCGTCGCACGCTGA
- a CDS encoding putative immunity protein produces MTISEEDRRRLGAWAADCAERALPLFEAKAPSDTRPREAVEGIRSYAREEMRKGPLRSLALAALAAAREVGDPAATAAARAAGYSAAAPYIHPLATPHQAKHALGPAMYAARAGELAAGDDAGVGDEEIRWAIEHAPEAVRAIMRQMPPHSPGRTRFDVLRHQLDSALRR; encoded by the coding sequence GTGACCATAAGCGAAGAAGACCGCCGCCGCCTCGGGGCCTGGGCCGCCGACTGCGCCGAGCGGGCGCTGCCGCTGTTCGAGGCGAAGGCCCCCTCCGACACGCGCCCTCGCGAGGCCGTCGAGGGCATACGCTCCTACGCGCGCGAGGAGATGCGGAAGGGGCCGCTGCGCTCCCTCGCCCTCGCGGCCCTCGCCGCCGCGCGGGAGGTCGGCGATCCGGCCGCGACGGCAGCCGCCCGCGCCGCGGGCTACTCGGCGGCCGCCCCTTACATCCACCCGCTGGCCACACCTCACCAAGCGAAGCACGCCCTCGGACCCGCGATGTACGCGGCGCGCGCCGGCGAACTCGCGGCGGGCGACGACGCCGGCGTCGGTGACGAGGAGATCCGGTGGGCGATCGAGCACGCACCGGAAGCGGTCCGCGCGATCATGCGGCAGATGCCGCCGCACAGCCCTGGCCGCACCCGGTTCGACGTGCTCCGTCACCAGCTCGACTCGGCCCTCCGCCGCTGA
- a CDS encoding alpha/beta hydrolase codes for MSVGSVPSEPGRVQAPYAAPPFDPELEPALAAISRESRESLTPDNLEARRERDAASRPRPTAEELRADGRFEVTELRVPGPPDGPDVTLVSARPAGLTGPLPLLYYMHGGAMVMGNAWSVLPRILREWALPLGLAVLSVEYRLAPETRYPGPLEDCYAGLVWAAGHAAELDIDADRVIIGGKSAGGGLAAALTLLNRDRGGPRPLGQLLLCPMLDDRGGTFSSHQMSGLGIWDRTSDVTVWKALLGERYGAADLPPYAAPARATDLSGLPPTFIDVGSAEMFRDEDVAYANAIWQAGGQAELHVWPGGYHGFDGLAPKAALSQDAREARTRWLRRLLAQSGEGNRHVR; via the coding sequence ATGAGCGTCGGCAGCGTCCCGTCGGAGCCCGGTCGCGTCCAGGCGCCGTATGCGGCGCCCCCTTTCGATCCCGAACTGGAGCCCGCGCTCGCGGCCATCAGCAGGGAGTCGCGGGAGTCGCTCACCCCGGACAACCTGGAGGCGCGGCGGGAGCGGGACGCCGCGTCCCGGCCCAGGCCGACGGCCGAGGAACTGCGCGCCGACGGACGTTTCGAGGTGACGGAGCTCCGTGTGCCGGGCCCGCCGGACGGACCGGACGTCACGCTCGTCAGCGCACGCCCGGCCGGGCTCACCGGCCCGCTGCCTCTCCTGTACTACATGCACGGAGGCGCCATGGTCATGGGCAACGCCTGGTCCGTGCTCCCGCGCATCCTTCGCGAGTGGGCCCTCCCGCTGGGGCTGGCTGTCCTCTCGGTCGAGTACCGGCTGGCGCCGGAGACGCGGTACCCGGGACCGCTGGAGGACTGCTACGCCGGACTCGTCTGGGCGGCCGGACACGCGGCCGAGCTGGACATCGACGCGGACCGCGTCATCATCGGAGGCAAGAGCGCCGGAGGCGGGCTCGCCGCGGCCCTCACCCTGCTGAACCGCGACCGCGGCGGCCCCCGGCCGCTGGGGCAACTGCTGCTGTGCCCGATGCTCGACGACCGCGGCGGCACCTTCTCCAGCCACCAGATGTCGGGCCTCGGCATCTGGGACCGCACCTCCGACGTGACCGTATGGAAGGCCCTGCTGGGGGAGCGCTACGGTGCCGCGGACCTGCCGCCCTACGCGGCCCCCGCCCGTGCCACCGACCTCTCCGGCCTTCCTCCGACCTTCATCGACGTCGGGTCGGCCGAGATGTTCCGGGACGAGGACGTGGCCTACGCGAACGCCATCTGGCAGGCCGGCGGCCAGGCCGAACTGCACGTATGGCCGGGCGGCTACCACGGCTTCGACGGCCTGGCCCCGAAGGCCGCCCTCAGCCAGGACGCACGCGAGGCCCGTACCCGCTGGCTCCGGCGCCTCCTCGCACAGTCCGGCGAGGGGAACCGGCACGTCCGATGA